The genomic window ttgtctgactgtttattactaatcactgtgtaactgctgtacattcacagtaactgccatctccttataaatgtttattagattgaccacacttatgcagactgtatatcacatCCAACTCTGAAATGTGCGTTTGCAGAGGGGGGACACAGGCAGACTATGCTGGCGACATGTGagttacaacactggtgaaatattgGTGTGTCATATATTTGTTCACGACATTTTTCTTATGGGCAAAAGTGttgatatcaggatggtgattcttatgtgtatgtcatttggcattttgtacaaatgtaggctgataataaatacatgatatcatttcaaaggtttatttgcatgacgcacaaacagacacaattgaaaggtacaaatgtgcatgacacgaattcaaacgtgctgcagatgtgtgtcaccagttgatctggctgtaggctgtggcacttggccagaggtggcgctggttgactcgactccatgttggtgcacagagcaaactgctcgctttagttgtggagcaaaaacgctgaattcggtgaaataaaccgtgcgagtggaacgataacgacgacaagggtctcccgatcgtttactcttgctgtcctgtgaacaacaacggcgtggtgttacttgtttgctgttttcgcgatcgcgtcgcgcatgaggatatcaccaggtaaactcgccacatttttaaacattttgttgttcaacagcatcaagactgacggagtgtgtttgagacaacctcacaagtgtcacaggtgacacatttggcgtttttttgctggtttgtcggtaggagctcctgaaacgcaagactgccacacatctgttcaaccaacgccagttgatctaaacgccagttgatctggaacaccggtccTCTCAGGGTTTCTGAAGTGCTGTATCTGGTGGTGACACGTATCTTTTCTGGCCTTTCATGGCTCAGTGTTTTTATGCAGTGCTGTTTTGGctaaaaagaaggaaataacAGTGCTGCCTTTATGAAAAGACTGCCATGAACTATTATAAAGTTATGATGTACATTTTGAATACTAGTATCTTATGTATAAATCTAACCAAACCATGTTAGAACCCATCACCACTAACCCCTGTTGAATGCCCTACAGGTTGGACTTGCTTCCGCCACATACTGTAGATAAGACAGCCCCTACGAACTGGTCTAACAAGGCCAAAGTTTGTCCCCAGCTGTTGGGGGATGTGCAGCCAAATTCAAATTGTTCTGCTCTCCTCCGGTGCAGGCCTGTGGCAAGGATATGGAcagtggtgctgctgctggggACGTGCCTCCTGTACTGCGCCCGTGTGGCGATGCCCATCTGTGCCGTCAGCATGGCAGAGCAGTTCGGCTGGAGCAAGAGGGAGTCCGGCATGGTACTGGGCAGCTTCTTTTGGGGCTACTGCTTCACTCAGGTGTTCGGAGGCTACGTGAGTGACCGGTAAGAAACCGCATGCTCTATAAGTTGGTAGGCTCTGGGTTTATGATTGAAAATCATCTTGAGTCTACAGAACTCTGAAGCGGGTCTTCAATTGGCATCTGTTCTAGTTTTAGAGTTGTAATTAAAATCAAGTCGCTTTATGTTGAACCGTGCTGGCACTGACGTAAGCAGCCCAGTGGTGTTTGCTCAGTCTACAGAGCGAGATGTTTGCCCTGTAATGTCATGTTAAGTCACAGTGTCATTAACAGATAAGCTGCATGGGTGTCtgcacagtattttttttccccactctaGAAACTGTTAACAGTCCAAAATACTTGATCTAAATGCTCACCTTATTTAGATCAAATATTCTCTATGATTATATTTTCAGCCAAAGTTATCCAAAAGATTAAAACCTCTCAATGTGTTCTTCCAAGCTGATATCTTAGAAGTCAAAAGTTGATATCTTAGTAGGCCAAAGTTAAAGCTAATGCAACCCATCTGTGCTCTGTTCACAGTGTGGGAGGTGAGAAGGTCCTCCTGCTGTCTGCAGCAGCCTGGGGTTCAATGACAGCTTTCACCCCAATCCTGGCCCACTTCTGCTCCCAGCCGATCCTCTCTATGACACTAGCTCGCTTCCTCATGGGCCTACTGCAAGGTGAGATTAGCGGTGTGCAAGATGAATCACCACTTGAGATTACATTAGTGAGGTGTAAGATCCAGGTAATGAAAAAGGTCTCGGACAGTACTCCCATCGGTCGCAGTTTCGGGTTCCCGATAACTGCCAGACTTATTTGCATCTGTAATTGCTGTTTTTCAGTCGTATGTCCCTGCCAAAAAGTCATGCTTCCGTTTAAATGGACTCACATTGTGAAGACTTCTGAAATACAGTGTTGAGTGAGGGCCAGAagttttttgattatttttcagACCTTTAACATGCAAATGTGCAAATCTTTGACCTTTTGAATATAAAATGTCaccactccccccccccccccccccccccctaacgTTTTTGTAATTTTCTATTCTATCTATGGCCTTATGTGACcttgaaacatttttaagcCCAAGAAGACGTTCGTGCCAAACCTGAAGACACAAAATTTCCTTTAGGGTTACTTGAGATATCATCTTCACAACAACTGAAGAGACAACAAAGCGATGTGAGGTCAGAGTGACTTTCTTTGAGTCCAAGTGAATGTTTGCCCCAGATTTGGTGAGATTTTCTCAGTGTGCTCTAAAGATATTGTGCACAAGAACAGTAGGGATGGGCAATCAGACATTAttcatctgaccacaactgCTGCTGCCTTTAATGCCTCAAGAACATTTGCCAGTAAATGatctttcatttattatttgtgGCATTTCTTACAAAATTCTGTTTACAATGCATCTGCTTACTGTCTGCATCAGGGAAGTCGAAATAATCTATCTGACCCACATGAACTCGTGCAGACACTTGTTAAAGTCCTTGTTGGTTCATGTTTGCGGACGTTTGTCTTGTGTTTAATGATTCAATTTGTCAGTCACACTTACAAGGAATGTGACTTGAACGTGTCCACTGCAGAGACAACAAAGAAATGCTAAAAACACCCTTGCACTAGCTAGtcttttaatgttaaaaatgtggGATCCCAGGAATCCAAGATCTTTGAGTATCCTACATTCATCATGGCTACTTTTTATAtagaaaacaaataataattctCATATTTGTTGAGCAATCAAGACATATTTACCTCTGCTGGTGGGATGTTCGATTTGTCAAACAGACATCTGTACTTTGCTTTGTTTGGCTTTAGAACAGCGATTAAGTTTAGTCATTTAAAAGTGTCCTTAAATTGATTTGACtgcattgttttatttcaaataacCCAGCACAGTATCATATGTACTACTCTGTTTctattttctgtcacatttttatgtttgtcttaTTAGACAATAATGTGTAACGTTCTTCCGCTGAACCTTAAGCCCTTCTAAAATTTGGTtatgctttgtgttttcatgtcAGGAGTTCATTACCCCTCTCTTGCAAGTCTGTGCTCACAAAAGGTGGTGGAAAGTGAAAGAGGCTTCCTCATGAGCACCGTGGGTAGTGGCTCCTATCTGGGGTGAGTCAAGTGTTATGCAATAACTGGGTAGTAGTGAGAAAAGGCTGAGTGTTCCTTCTTAGTTCATTATTGGGTGTTTTTATTGCAAAACAAGaagtttttttgtgcttttattgattttaatagCAGTTACTATTACATATggtgattttattgtttctgtAAAATTGTATAAGgaaatttcacaataaaattcTGTCATACTAATCACATGCGGAAATGTCTTTTTACAGGGTTGTGTTTTAACTTGTCatgttgttgtggttttattTCCCAGCACTCTGGTAATTGGGGGGGCAGGCTCCCTCATGTTGGACCTTTACGGCTGGCAgagtgttttttatgtttctggaCTCCTTTCAGTCCTGTGGGCCTACTGCATGTGGAAATATCTACTCAAAGGAGAAGGCAAGTGATGCTTCAGCTGTGTCAGTAGTTTCTGTGCTGTCTCTTATCTTGTACCTGCTCAGCTGGAGTCAGCATCTTCTTCTGTGCTCATGTTCCTGTATTTTATCTGTGTTTTGTAGGGCCTATAATCACCCTGGAGTCCCTGGGCAGCAGTGGAGCCCAGTCCAAACTGACCAAAAGACATTGGTTACGGCTCTTAAAACAACCTGCTGTCTGGTGAGATAAAGCCTGTGTTTATTTATGAGGGTGTGACTTTATGTGCAATTGCACCTATAATTTTTGCACACATATTTTATGCTCTGTGCACATGTGCAGTACTGCATGCTTGTTTTCATATTCAGATGGATAAGCAGCAATAATCTTGCCTGTGTGCCTTCAGGTTCTGATGTAATGCTTCGGCTGATTTACTGCAACCTCAAAATTTCAGAATACTAATTGTAACCATTGCATGTGTGTTGagctagaagaaaaaaaataggtgGAGGAATGTGGAAATATGTAAAATATCTTATTATTGGATTTATGTTGGTGTTCCTCAACTGTCTGAATCATGTCTCTGAGGTCTTTTCCTTCCAGTCCCTCCCTATGACCTAGATATTTATACACTGTAATACACCTGATGTGCTCCATTTTCAGTGACACAGAGTACATGTGTGGTCTTAATTGATCTGATCCCTGTTGACACCTCCACATATTACATGGTAGTTTAGGCTTGTAAGTATTACTATGCTGTTGACTCACTTTAACATAATGCATCATACCTTCATAGAGGTATCGGTTAATAACAAATAGCACAGATACAAACCTTTGTCTAATAGGAAAAACAGTATCTAAGTCAATGTGTCATTGTGTGCTAAAAAACCCAGAGCGAGTAGTTGTGTAATTATAATGGGCTCACTGAgacttgtttttcttcattcaaTAACCAGTGCTGTAATAGTGACGCACCTCTGCACGGCGAGCACCTTCTTTACTCTTTTGTCATGGCTGCCAACATTCTTTAAAGACACATTCCCCGATGCCAAGGTAACTATTTTCTCATGACTCCTTTGATTATTAGAGAAACCAATCAATAAAAAAAGGGCTTAAGggataaaaatatgaaatactgCACCTTTATTTACTAGACTTAGAGTCTACAGCCATGTGAGTGACTTTGTGAAAGTAGAATTAGATATAAAGGCGCTTTGAACTATGTTCTAAGTTTTGCAGTTATATAAATCAAAACTCTGAATAGGTTAAAATTTTGACCAAATGGTGGCGCTTGAGGAAAAGTCAAGGAAAAATGCACTCTTTTGTAAACTCCTGTTTTGAAGCTTTGATTTTAGAATTTTGGCCATCACCATCCTGGTTTCATGGAACCAGAAGTGACCACTTAAATGACACTGTGGAGGATTCATAGACTGCattgcacagacacagatatcTGCTGAATAACATACGAATAAAATACTACAGTTTGACTCTTTAGAATTCACATATAGGCTGTAGGAAAAAATAACCAGCAAAAATGGTGCCAGCAATATTATATGTCAGGTAGTTGCATTAAACAGGCTCCAAAAGGCACAAGTAACACAAGTGCAATTGAGTCATCTGGTTCAGTGACTCAAATTAGCTGAGGTGAACTAGCTTTGGACATCTTATTCTGCATCTTTTAAGACTTAATGAAATTTAAGAAGGAGATTACAAGAaaggatgaaaaataaaatcaacctCCCAGAACTGTTATGGAAGTAGATATTaggtggggggtttttttggccaAAACCTCCTTTTTTGTACTAGGCTGCAAACATGTTTACTTATGGTACAATGTTGAGCATTTTAACTTGAAAATCTGTCTGACCAAGCAGCTGGAAAAATTACAAGAACTATAGTTCCTGGAGGGGCCACTTGAGCCTGGCTGCAAAACAGAGGCAATCTCCATAGATTTGCATGCtaaaatgtccaaattaacaAACACCACTGCAAAGCATGTTTACAACCTAGCACAAAAATGGCCCAAATTCATAACAGCTCTACAATTGGTgggttttcttgttgttttaacTCGTggtttttctaagatttttagctGTGGCCACTTTGATTGCCAGATTTGGTGATGTAGGCAGCTGGTTTGTCAGGTATATTTGTATTTAACATACTTGAAGAACAAGTATATTTAGCACCCTGCCATATTTCCTAAACATGGGTTCCTCTGGTTCCTTAAAAGCATGACAGTGACTAAAATGCTATTGCTTAGGCTTTAAAATGCAGTCAAGAAACCACTGGGTTTCTACATCCATCttctaaaaataatttttaagacTCGTCGACTTTTTAAAGCAACATTAAGTCACAGTTATTTGTCATTAATTGTTAGGATCATCATCACTGAGACAGGTCACTAAAACAGCACATGTCCTTGATACACTACACGAAGCTGGCTGCTGTATGTGGTCAAATAAAGcccaaaaatattttatctttCCAGGGCTGGGTGTTCAATGTCATTCCTTGGTTAGTGGCCATACCGTCATCCCTCTTTAGTGGCTGTCTCTCTGACCACCTCATCAGTCAAGGTAAACAATAGGAGAAATAAACTGTACATCagtattattttaaatgtttagtgCACTGATATCGTTACATTGGACTTCCCTAATCTCTCTTCTGAATCCCTCAGGCTTCGATACAGCATCAGTGAGGAAGTTGATGCAGGTACGATATTTCTCAGTTGTTCAGTTATTCTGTTGTATGTTGCATGTTTAGTGTGATTCTTCTTCCCAGTACAAAGTGCATGACTGTCCTGTTTACACTGCTTATGTAATGAATTATGTACAATTGTGTTTgatgtggggttttttaatGTGTCCATCCCTCTGTGTTAGTTTTTCTCCATGGGTGTGTCCAGTGTGTTTACCCTTCTTCTGTGTGGCACAACTACCTTCCCCTGGGCTGTAGCATTTGTGTCTGCCACCATGGGCCTCACCACCTTCAGTCACAGGTACTGCCACCCATTGTTTCCTCACACTCTGTAGCTGTATTCACACTTATGCTGCAGCCCTGAACTTTTCTAAACATTACCTGACAGAGGTGCTTATGAGAACACATTGATCCCACGTGACTGGATCAAATATTAAATGGTCTTTAACCTGCTTGTTCCTTAGTAAGAAATGTTTTTCCCCATTGTGGGTATTTGTGCAGATGTGAGGTTAGCTTTACATGTGAATGTGGTGTTTCCTGAGagattgttttgtgttttgttcacTCAAACTTGATGATACAATTTCAGAATATTACCCTTATTTGCATAGCTGCTtagaaattaaatgttaaatatttcacCACTCCGCCCCCCAGTGTACAACTTTGTATTTGAAAAAGTCTTAAATCATGCTGCTTGGCTCAGGCATAACCAAGGAAGACTTGGCAGATCTCAGCTTTTATTAGGCATGCAGTTTGTCTAGTTGTCATTGTATCGGATCAGTGTCTGTAAGCATTTATGTTTTAACCACTTTACCTAGTAGTGCCTTATTACATTTGGTTTGTCTTGGAATTCGTCATCCCAGCTACTAACAGGGCATAAACATCGGCTTTAATTATAATAAGTTAAAATAACTTCCAAAGTaaatactgcattttttttaaagaatgcaTCAATGCATGTTTGGTGTGCTAATAAGTATGCAAGCCAACTTGGGTTTATGGTAATGAAGGTACAGCCGCTACAATGGTATGATTCATTGATGTGTATTTAATAACTTGTGAACAACACTGGAGCTCTTTGGCACAgaggaacattttaaaaaagagtgactaaagaaaaggataaaaaagaataagaaaacaatGATCAGTTCTTTGGTGGTTTGGGGCTTTTAAGGGATTTGTTCAAAGCAATAAGATATcaaaaatatccatccatccattcgctttcgcttctccttttcagggtcgcggggggggggggagcctatcccagctgtcatagggcgagaggcggggtacaccctggacaggtcgccagtctgtcgcagggccaacacacagggacagacaaccattcgcactcacattcactcgcacattcacacctagtggcaatttggattttccaattaccGGTAACCTATCctcacaagctgcatgtctttggacggtgggaggaagccggagtacccggagggaacccacgcaaacacggggagaacatgcaaactccacacagaaagaccccggcctgatgttggaattgaactcaggaccttcttgctgtgcggcaacagtgctaaccctATCAAAAATATATCTAAAAATAATCAGATATCCTTTAAATGAAATTGTGAGTGCACTTCTTTTAGTGTATTCAGTTGCATACTGAAAGGGGAAGCTTGAGGAACAATGACCATGGTAACCATCAATGACTTTGCATCTGTTCATTAGCAGCCTTTTACCAGCCATgtggtttttctgtttgataAAATAGTGTTTATgtgcttaaagaaaaaaaagtttccttcCTTGTTACTAAAGCTGATTCTGAAGTATGATTTCACTAACTCAGAAGGTACAGCAACCGTGGCAGTTGGTCTTGAATCAACTGTAATCtccacattttgatttttttcttgaaattcTAACTTTATTCTCAAAACAATCAtcaatatagattttttttaactgtggcCCTAATactacattttatacatatttgaatggtgtaaataaaaagtataagttatatacatatattaccTCGTAGTAATAATCAGTAAATTTAATGATTATGATGTGGAcaataaatgtatttcattttgtttttatgtggctCCATTAATGATATTTCGAACTCACTAAAGAAAATCTATTCTTCACTCTGGTTCCAGCCTTGATGACTAAAAGAGAGTGGAATTGATATAGATATGTTTACAATAAACCAGTAAATATGCATTCAGCAGTAGCCCATACAGACACAgattttctctccatctgtttttTTATGGGAAAAAATGCCATTCAGAGTTAGGCTTATACTCTGTTGCGGTTTGGGATGTATTTAGAGTCATTTCTGAAGTTCAAATTGACAatgacatgtttttctgttgcagTGGTGTTTCTGTAAATGTTCAAGATCTTGCTCCGTCCTGTGCTGGCGCTTTATTTGGTAAgttctaaaaatgtgttttagaaCAATGGCAAAATGTCACACCTTACGAGTAATTACTGTACATTTCTTTTCCAGGCGTTATGAATACATGCGGTGCTTTCTCAGGTGAGTttgtattaattaaaaaaatatctacatGTCATTAATCTTTTACCAGTAGTTGCTTCCATGCTTTTAAGTGAAATCATTGATTCACTTCTCTAAATTCAAACTTTGAGGTGATGTGCTGAATGTCAGTCCCGCTTGTCTCTTTGTCCCATTCATATTTCATCAAGGGACCATGATGAAGTTTGTGTCAGATGAATAATACAGGGATGAGGAGATGACAGTTAGTGGTCCTGTGAGGGACACAGAAAAGATTGACATTTTCTCTGTAGAAATTTAGATGTGGGACAAATTGAATAGTTTTGCCACTTGCACATGTTGTTACCCTCTTTGTGCTGCTTTGCTATTTATAGCTACTCTGTGTTCCTGTGCAGGGGTCTTAATGGTGTACTTCTCGGGGTATCTCATTGAGGCGACAGGCTCATGGGCTTCTGTGTTTGCCCTCATCACCACGGTCAACTTGCTTGGCCTCTGTACCTTCCTGGCATTCGCTGAGGCACGCCGGGTTGACATTGACTCTACTAAGTTCCGCCACCACAACATACACATCTAAATCGTCAGTTATTGGAGGGACCTGAATGTGACCTCGGGCAACCAGCAGCTGCGATATTATCCAGCGCATAGATGGAACTGCACACAACAATTATGAAAAGTTTGATTGGCTCTGTGGTTGTTTGACTgcaacagcagcacacagcagAGCCTGCACAATGTTACTGAAAAGTCTTGTCGGGCTTTAACCTTGGATCCTGGAAAGAAGACAACTGTGTTAAAGGGTGCTGTGCTAGTTAAAGAAGAACGTGGAAGTAGGAAAGACTACACTACCTCCAGGCTCCATGGAAAATAGTTTACACTTAACATGTGTACAAACTGTGTTACTTAGGAACAAGAAAATCAAACAGATTGTTAACTGAAAGCCATAGCCCActgctctgctgtgtttgtgccGAAGGAGCTGTGAGAGTGATGGATGTGTCACTCTCCGGAGTGAGAGCTGTGACAGACCGAGGTGGTTTGTTTTTGCCCTGCAGGGATGGGTTAGGCGGCGTGGATAACACAGGGAGAGTCCAGCCTCTCATACCTGAAGTCTTTTATTAGTACGCCTCACTCAGCCGTCACTGAGAGATCTGAGTGACACCTCATTACCCAGCCACTAATTACTTTAAAGGCGGTTTAATGTCCTATACAATTTACCTTCTGTGGTTCGAATCACCAAGAGCTTTATGGCAGCAAGGCTTTGCCTAGGCGCTCTCGCTGATCGTTGTCTCCAAGGGTTTGTTTTAAGTTGAAAGACCAAaggttattaattaatttaaataattgtattttcattatttgtaATTGCATGGAATAGAAATACCTCACCTAACTGCTTTGagtaattttatatttatatggaTAGAGTTTGaaagactttctttttttaaattgtgttaaatagaCAACAAATATATCTAAATAATCACCAGTGTGATatcataataatgtaaaaacaacacatgCAGACAACACGATTCTTCAAGAAGAAACCTTTTTAGGTTGCATTATTATCATCGCACTTAATACCTTTGTTACTTAGGCACTAGACAGGAAGTGATATCAGTATTTGAGAGGGCATCCATTAACTTTTCATGATAGATAGTGCTAGCTGTCACTAAGGCAGTTTGAAATAGTCTCCAAGTTACACAGTGACGTTATGAATGTTAGGGGACAGGCGAGATAATGATAAATTATCGGATTCAGTACAATCGAACTGGAAACCTATGTAGCAACGTAAAACTAGCTGCATAACTCCGTCTGAAGGTTTAGGTAAATGTAATGTTTATCTTTGGCGTTCACAGTTTTACAAGTTCTGTTTTCATGTTAGGTCCAGATGCTTATTTGATACCTTAAATCTATGCATTTATTGTTTCGTGCCTCAGTTGAGCAACAAGAAAACTGCAAGACATGCACCTTCGTGGTAACAAAGTGTCAAGTGCTGATTGCTGTACATTGCTGATAGTTGCCTTATTTGTTGGATTTTTGTTGcctctttgtcttttgttactGTTATTGGCATACAACTCCACATTGGCTTATATTTTCTAGGATTTTATTCCATGTATACTTGGAGGTGTAACATGAAGTGCATTTCTGATGTTGGCATTGTCACTTGTTACAAAAAAGAATGAAGTCATTGGATTTATTTAAAGCGCAGCTCTCCGTCtttcagagtaaaaaaaaaaaaagaacatttctttacctatttatttttgtgtttggtaGAAAAACATAATCCTAAGTAGCTATAAATTATGAttacctttttaaaaactcttatCTAAAATCGAGTATCTTTCCCCAAATCTCTTAAAATTCTGTTCCAACACTATGTTTTTAGTGTGGCCGTACACAGAGTGTGTTTTGCTTGGGTGTATCGATATCCACGTATTGGTATTGTTCCGGGatcatcataattaatgttCGTTAGGGTGTGATTTTGGGCTAGGGTTAGTGTTACTGGCTATAGTTATGGTTATGAGCTTGTGATGACATCACAACATAGGTTTTGATGatccaacaacaacacaaatgcgGGGACATCAGATCatgcttgtgtttgtgtcttacATAAGACTACTGTACAAAATAATCCCTcttcaacagtttttttt from Astatotilapia calliptera chromosome 20, fAstCal1.2, whole genome shotgun sequence includes these protein-coding regions:
- the slc17a9b gene encoding solute carrier family 17 member 9b isoform X1, with amino-acid sequence MPYRLDLLPPHTVDKTAPTNWSNKAKVCPQLLGDVQPNSNCSALLRCRPVARIWTVVLLLGTCLLYCARVAMPICAVSMAEQFGWSKRESGMVLGSFFWGYCFTQVFGGYVSDRVGGEKVLLLSAAAWGSMTAFTPILAHFCSQPILSMTLARFLMGLLQGVHYPSLASLCSQKVVESERGFLMSTVGSGSYLGTLVIGGAGSLMLDLYGWQSVFYVSGLLSVLWAYCMWKYLLKGEGPIITLESLGSSGAQSKLTKRHWLRLLKQPAVCAVIVTHLCTASTFFTLLSWLPTFFKDTFPDAKGWVFNVIPWLVAIPSSLFSGCLSDHLISQGFDTASVRKLMQFFSMGVSSVFTLLLCGTTTFPWAVAFVSATMGLTTFSHSGVSVNVQDLAPSCAGALFGVMNTCGAFSGVLMVYFSGYLIEATGSWASVFALITTVNLLGLCTFLAFAEARRVDIDSTKFRHHNIHI
- the slc17a9b gene encoding solute carrier family 17 member 9b isoform X2, with the protein product MAVIQKHGKTYSQDLVCHKDNHPPAKIVPGCHKKWPEHTTSWSRPVARIWTVVLLLGTCLLYCARVAMPICAVSMAEQFGWSKRESGMVLGSFFWGYCFTQVFGGYVSDRVGGEKVLLLSAAAWGSMTAFTPILAHFCSQPILSMTLARFLMGLLQGVHYPSLASLCSQKVVESERGFLMSTVGSGSYLGTLVIGGAGSLMLDLYGWQSVFYVSGLLSVLWAYCMWKYLLKGEGPIITLESLGSSGAQSKLTKRHWLRLLKQPAVCAVIVTHLCTASTFFTLLSWLPTFFKDTFPDAKGWVFNVIPWLVAIPSSLFSGCLSDHLISQGFDTASVRKLMQFFSMGVSSVFTLLLCGTTTFPWAVAFVSATMGLTTFSHSGVSVNVQDLAPSCAGALFGVMNTCGAFSGVLMVYFSGYLIEATGSWASVFALITTVNLLGLCTFLAFAEARRVDIDSTKFRHHNIHI